In one window of Pristiophorus japonicus isolate sPriJap1 chromosome 9, sPriJap1.hap1, whole genome shotgun sequence DNA:
- the LOC139272950 gene encoding endonuclease domain-containing 1 protein-like, giving the protein MEAAGLVLLLLLAILDPGTVQGKVVPDFDECSWFFQDKIPPQGFETPNRVRICQRYKNHYHFVTLYRPDLRIPVYSAYRYPCTTGESEGHTPSPWFYEPQIDDANAADEMESCEAASSQLQAVNDDYEGSGYHRGQLYPFALNRKESATGSCTLTNAVPKSQEANIEWHDEAESVAQKLAQICHKSGRSMYLVTGADNASEQTVNDRVSVPGLVWTALCCTSPQSPDPCLNEDMGAEEEDVATYDKDFSLAFMQQMESGAKVERLMVREVQGILGVGKIFDSCRGTSEDDEAENFKEVEGLVEEIAPSADDQETEEDHSPPIPTEDSPAADANDLAMEQADTPLEPADEVDEGVCQSTTANALAPIGRMISLVVNGVLAFVQLIAAVFNIIRVLTVTILSVPVGIIQDSACCLAIMVHYLIVTVASVPQDLLSIVASIISDTAGAISWSTWLIKYLVRIL; this is encoded by the exons ATGGAGGCGGCGGGTCTGGTCTTACTCTTGCTCTTGGCCATTCTTGACCCCGGGACAGTGCAGGGCAAAGTGGTCCCGGATTTCGATGAATGCAGTTGGTTCTTCCAGGACAAGATCCCACCGCAGGGATTCGAGACGCCAAACCGGGTCAGAATCTGCCAGCGGTACAAGAACCACTACCACTTTGTAACCCTGTACCGGCCAGACCTGCGGATCCCGGTCTATTCCGCCTACAGGTATCCCTGCACCACGGGCGAGAGTGAAGGTCACACGCCCAGTCCCTGGTTTTACGAGCCGCAG ATCGATGACGCCAATGCCGCGGATGAAATGGAGAGCTGCGAAGCGGCTTCTAGCCAACTGCAGGCGGTGAATGACGACTACGAGGGCTCAGGCTACCACCGGGGCCAGCTCTACCCGTTTGCGCTGAATCGCAAGGAGAGCGCCACGGGCAGCTGCACCCTCACCAACGCGGTGCCCAAGAGCCAGGAGGCCAACATCGAGTGGCACGACGAGGCAGAATCGGTGGCCCAGAAGCTGGCGCAGATATGCCACAAGTCCGGCCGGTCCATGTACCTGGTGACGGGCGCTGACAACGCCTCGGAGCAGACAGTGAACGACAGGGTCTCGGTGCCTGGACTAGTGTGGACGGCTCTTTGCTGCACCTCCCCACAGAGCCCTGACCCCTGTCTAAATGAAGACATGGGAGCAGAAGAAGAGGATGTAGCCACATACGATAAAGACTTTTCTTTGGCGTTCATGCAACAAATGGAATCAGGCGCAAAGGTAGAGCGCCTAATGGTGAGGGAGGTGCAGGGCATACTGGGAGTGGGCAAGATCTTTGACAGCTGCAGAGGAACGAGCGAAGACGACGAAGCAGAGAACTTCAAAGAGGTGGAGGGGCTGGTGGAGGAAATAGCCCCTAGTGCGGATGATCAGGAGACAGAAGAAGACCATTCTCCCCCAATACCCACAGAAGATAGCCCAGCAGCTGATGCCAATGATTTGGCAATGGAACAAGCCGATACACCATTGGAACCAGCCGATGAGGTTGATGAGGGAGTTTGCCAGTCCACCACCGCCAATGCCTTGGCTCCTATTGGAAGGATGATCTCGCTGGTCGTCAATGGGGTCTTGGCCTTCGTCCAACTCATCGCCGCTGTTTTCAACATTATCCGAGTTCTGACGGTGACAATTCTAAGTGTTCCCGTCGGGATTATCCAGGACAGTGCTTGCTGCCTCGCCATCATGGTCCACTACCTAATTGTCACGGTGGCCTCAGTCCCCCAAGACCTCTTGAGCATTGTGGCCAGCATTATATCGGACACTGCTGGCGCCATCTCATGGTCTACCTGGTTGATCAAATACCTTGTCAGAATTTTGTAA